In Zingiber officinale cultivar Zhangliang chromosome 11B, Zo_v1.1, whole genome shotgun sequence, a single window of DNA contains:
- the LOC122035067 gene encoding 50S ribosomal protein L15, chloroplastic-like, translating into MAALLSLSAATPTTPLLRFPSLPFKGSIKTLLPSVSCPISSSKSRLVLRTGGHPIAVICAADSAPSSSGTANRFRLDNLGPQPGSRKRNKRKGRGIAAGQGNSCGFGMRGQKSRSGPGVRKGFEGGQMPLYRRIPKLRGIAGGMHAGLPKFVPVNLKDIEDAGFNEGDEVSLESLKAKGLINPSGRERRLPLKVLADGDLSVKVNIKARAFSAAAKEKLEAAGCTLTVLPGRKKWVKPSVAKNLARAEEYFAKKRAAAQVGSNDGASA; encoded by the exons ATGGCTGCCCTCCTATCCCTCTCCGCGGCGACGCCCACGACTCCTCTCCTCCGCTTTCCATCTCTCCCTTTCAAG GGAAGCATAAAGACTCTACTTCCCTCGGTATCCTGTCCGATTTCATCGTCAAAGTCTCGCCTTGTTCTTCGTACTGGGGGGCATCCAATTGCAGTGATCTGTGCCGCCGATTCCGCTCCTTCGTCTTCCGGGACCGCAAACCGATTCCGGCTTGATAACCTGGGTCCTCAACCAGGATCAAGGAAGAGAAACAAGAGGAAGGGCAGGGGTATCGCCGCAGGGCAGGGGAACAGTTGCGGATTCGGTATGCGGGGCCAGAAGTCGCGGTCGGGGCCAGGCGTCCGTAAGGGTTTCGAAGGAGGGCAAATGCCACTCTACCGGCGCATTCCTAAGCTTCGTGGTATCGCTGGAG GCATGCATGCTGGTTTACCAAAGTTTGTGCCAGTCAACTTAAAAGACATTGAAGATGCTGGATTTAATGAAGGTGATGAAGTTTCGTTGGAATCCTTGAAAGCAAAGGGCTTGATTAACCCATCAGGCAGGGAAAGGCGATTGCCATTAAAG GTTCTGGCAGATGGGGATTTGTCAGTTAAGGTGAACATCAAGGCACGGGCCTTCTCGGCCGCTGCCAAAGAAAAGCTTGAAGCTGCTGGTTGCACTCTTACTGTGTTACCAGGTCGGAAGAAGTGGGTAAAACCATCAGTAGCCAAAAATCTAGCACGCGCAGAGGAGTACTTTGCCAAGAAGAGAGCAGCAGCTCAAGTTGGTAGCAACGATGGTGCTTCTGCTTGA
- the LOC122034268 gene encoding protein CASP-like has product MEASQSGPERDRGSGLPSSINVVCSFWRDFDLEKERSGLDEQGLKIAENQEVSQKNRRKLAESTRDFKKASADDKLNLFNSLLKSYQEEVDNLTKRAKFGENSFLNIYQKLYEAPDPYPALASIADQDQKLLEIESENRKMKLELEEYRSEATHLRNQQATIRRLEERNRQLEQQMEEKVREIVEIKQRSLAEENQKTLEVLKERELLMQDQLRQAKESVINMQKLHEIAQSQLFELRTQSEEESAAKEAEVNLLMDEVERAQTRLLSLEREKGLLRSQVQSTDEINEDKKSDVEMNIMLESSLNAKEKIISELNMELHNMESTLLNEREQHLNEIKKLNALINEKDSALLEIRRELQERPTTRLVDDLRKKVKILQAVGYNSIEAEDWELASTGEEMSKLESLLLDKNRKMEHELTQLKVKISEKTSILEAAEAKIAELTAKVDEQQKLITKLEDDILKGYNSTERRGSLNDWDIQEVGSNDVSEGSDHRFTASDQDQSSMLKVICNQRDRFRTRLRASEEEVRQLKEKMGTLVVELENTKADNVKLYGKIRYVQDYNLEKRPKKFAEDIETGNSDVESKYKKMYEDDINPFAAFSKKERDQRYKELGLRDKITLSSGRFLLGNKYARTFVFFYSIGLHLLVFACLYRMSALSYQRATPEAILDAGNLTRV; this is encoded by the exons ATGGAGGCGAGTCAATCCGGTCCCGAGAGAGACAGAGGCAGCGGTTTGCCGTCGTCTATCAACGTTGTCTGCAGCTTCTGGAGAG attttgatctagaaaaGGAAAGAAGTGGGCTTGATGAACAAGGGCTAAAGATTGCTGAAAACCAGGAAGTTAGTCAGAAGAATAGACGGAAGCTTGCTGAGAGTACTCGTG ATTTTAAGAAAGCATCTGCAGATGATAAGCTGAATTTGTTTAACTCCTTGCTTAAGAGTTATCAAGAAGAAGTTGACAATCTAACAAAGAGGGCAAAATTTGGTGAAAATTCATTCCTTAACATTTATCAGAAACTTTATGAAGCTCCAGATCCTTATCCAGCTCTTGCATCTATTGCT GATCAAGACCAAAAGTTGTTAGAAATAGAGTCTGAGAATCGAAAAATGaagcttgaacttgaagaatatCGATCTGAAGCTACTCATTTGAGGAACCAACAAGCTACAATTAGAAGACTTGAGGAGAGAAATCGCCAATTAGAGCAACAG ATGGAAGAAAAAGTAAGAGAGATTGTTGAAATTAAGCAACGCAGTCTGGCTGAAGAAAATCAGAAAACTCTAGAAGTCCTCAAAGAAAG GGAACTCTTGATGCAGGATCAACTAAGGCAGGCCAAGGAAAGCGTGATCAATATGCAGAAATTGCATGAGATTGCTCAAAGCCAGTTGTTTGAACTTCGCACTCAATCAG AGGAAGAAAGTGCTGCGAAGGAAGCTGAGGTAAATCTCTTAATGGATGAAGTTGAACGTGCTCAAACTCGGCTACTTAGTCTGGAGAGGGAGAAG GGACTTCTGCGTTCCCAGGTGCAATCAACAGACGAAATCAATGAAGACAAGAAAAG TGATGTGGAGATGAACATTATGTTGGAGAGCTCCTTGAATGCAAAGGAGAAAATAATCTCTGAGTTGAATATGGAGCTTCATAACATGGAATCCACATTATTAAACGAGAGGGAGCAGCATTTGAATGAGATAAAGAAGTTGAATGCACTAATCAATGAAAA GGATAGTGCTCTTTTggagataagaagagaacttcAAGAAAGACCAACCACAAGATTAGTTGATGATCTGCGTAAAAAAGTTAAAATTCTTCAG GCAGTTGGATATAATTCCATTGAAGCTGAAGATTGGGAACTAGCTAGTACTGGTGAAGAGATGAGCAAGCTTGAGTCTCTTTTACTTGACAAAAACCGCAAGATGGAGCATGAGCTAACACAATTGAAG gtcaaaatatcagagaaaacTAGTATTCTAGAAGCTGCTGAAGCTAAGATTGCAGAACTTACTGCCAAGGTGGATGAACAACAAAAGCTTATTACAAAACTGGAAGATGATATTTTAAAG GGTTATAACTCTACGGAACGAAGAGGATCACTTAATGATTGGGATATTCAGGAAGTTGGCTCAAATGATGTATCTGAG GGTTCAGATCACAGATTCACAGCTTCAGATCAAGACCAAAGTTCGATGCTCAAGGTCATATGCAACCAGCGTGACCGTTTCAGAACACGCTTACGAGCATCAGAAGAG GAAGTAAGGCAATTGAAGGAGAAGATGGGGACACTGGTGGTAGAACTGGAAAATACTAAGGCTGATAATGTAAAACTTTATGGCAAGATCCGTTATGTTCAAGACTACAATCTTGAAAAGCGCCCTAAGAAG TTTGCAGAAGACATTGAAACAGGTAATTCTGATGTTGAGTCCAAGTATAAGAAAATGTATGAGGATGATATAAATCCTTTTGCTGCTTTCTCAAAGAAG GAAAGGGATCAAAGGTACAAGGAGCTTGGCTTACGGGATAAAATTACTCTTAGCAGTGGCCGTTTTCTACTTGGCAACAA ATATGCCCGGACATTCGTTTTCTTTTACTCCATTGGCTTGCATCTCCTTGTTTTCGCATGTTTATACAGAATGTCAGCTTTGAGCTATCAAAG AGCTACACCCGAAGCCATTCTAGATGCTGGTAATCTCACACGAGTTTAG
- the LOC122035162 gene encoding uncharacterized protein LOC122035162, with product MATGEQLSLSSSGGKHPRSSDDHCAEASSKRRKHHHHHHRCRRHRHRSKQGCEIGEDARATSPADHAVAGSSVVPMPVDDEIEEGEILEEDELRPEINGETVEGFKLGGGSDAESADINSSGVDADTNPILHASSDTPFTQSMKVFAHNQDVPKTDISRRSGRAIYDEDTLALKIENVPLIIVEKDITFQEKAKQRRLKSSENDVNDAKFYVTSKTPVSREHSHSINPGKEDDFGRRYSDNDSEMPDSRDYMDSRDTCRRQSDSNKCVPSERLSNKYHEIGRSPSSKGFHDKASR from the exons ATGGCCACCGGGGAGCAGCTTTCCCTCTCCTCGAGCGGCGGCAAGCACCCGAGGTCTTCAGACGATCATTGCGCCGAGGCCTCGTCGAAGCGGCGGAAGCACCATCATCACCATCACCGCTGCCGCCGCCACCGTCATCGAAGCAAGCAGGGATGCGAGATCGGTGAAGATGCTCGGGCTACCTCCCCCGCGGACCATGCGGTGGCGGGTTCCTCCGTTGTGCCTATGCCTGTTGATGACGAGATAGAGGAGGGAGAGATTCTCGAGGAGGACGAGCTTCGACCCGAGATTAATGGAGAGACGGTTGAAGGATTCAAGCTCGGTGGAGGCTCTGACGCTGAATCAGCCGATATTAACTCCTCTGGTGTTGATGCTGACACTAATCCG ATCTTGCATGCGTCAAGTGATACTCCATTCACACAAAGTATGAAGGTGTTTGCTCACAATCAGGATGTTCCTAAAACTGATATTTCTAGACGTAGTGGGAGAGCTATATATGATGAAGATACTTTAGCCCTGAAAATTGAGAATGTGCCTTTGATTATCGTGGAGAAAGATATTACATTTCAAGAAAAAGCTAAACAAAGACGACTAAAATCATCAGAGAATGATGTAAATGACGCTAAATTTTATGTAACATCAAAAACTCCTGTTTCTAGAGAACATTCTCATTCAATAAATCCTGGGAAAGAGGATGACTTTGGAAGAAGGTATTCTGACAATGACTCAGAGATGCCTGACTCAAGGGATTATATGGATTCGAGGGATACTTGCAGAAGACAGTCTGATAGTAACAAATGCGTTCCTTCTGAAAGATTGTCCAACAAGTACCATGAAATTGGAAGATCTCCATCTTCCAAAGGATTCCATGATAAAGCATCGAGATAG